One window of the Sciurus carolinensis chromosome 8, mSciCar1.2, whole genome shotgun sequence genome contains the following:
- the LOC124990773 gene encoding immunoglobulin lambda-like polypeptide 5 codes for MKPRIGHVGPEVPRGLCLGPSPCRALLLLLLLGLDVGAQDLLPPTAAPWSRDPGPRARAGSSLSILRNLWGRFPLQPGPQGAGPRCWPHGFWSEPQSPWFVFGGGTQLTVLGQAKAAPLVTLFPPSYEELQVNKATLVCLMNDFYPGILMVAWKANGTTITQGVETTQPSKQSNNKYMASSYLTVTPDQWKSRGTYTCQVTHEGSTVEKSVSSEKCS; via the exons ATGAAACCCAGGATAGGCCATGTGGGCCCTGAGGTCCCCAGGGGGCTGTGCCTTGGCCCCAGCCCATGCAGGGCCCTTCTGCTATTATTGCTGCTGGGCCTGGATGTGGGTGCCCAGGACCTTCTGCCTCCAACAGCAGCACCATGGAGCAGGGACCCAGGCCCCAGAGCCCGGGCAGGAAGCAGCCTCTCTATCCTACGGAACCTGTGGGGCAG GTTCCCACTCCAGCCTGGCCCTCAAGGGGCAGGCCCTAGATGCTGGCCTCATGGGTTTTGGTCTGAGCCTCAGTCACCATGGTTTGTCTTTGGTGGTGGAACCCAACTCACTGTCCTAG GTCAGGCCAAGGCTGCTCCCTTGGTCACTCTGTTCCCACCCTCCTATGAGGAGCTCCAGGTCAACAAAGCCACACTGGTGTGTCTGATGAATGACTTCTACCCAGGCATTCTGATGGTAGCCTGGAAGGCCAATGGCACCACAATTACCCAGGGCGTGGAGACCACCCAGCCCTCCAAACAGAGCAATAACAAGTACATGGCCAGCAGCTATCTGACTGTGACACCTGACCAGTGGAAATCTCGTGGCACATACACCTGCCAGGTCACTCATGAAGGGAGCACCGTGGAGAAGAGTGTGTCTTCTGAAAAGTGTTCTTAG